From a single Micromonospora pallida genomic region:
- a CDS encoding alcohol dehydrogenase catalytic domain-containing protein has protein sequence MTTSTSVRARFPGDGRIDFDTVTLGPVAEGEVRLRVDVCALCGSDKRLLRSGSTVVPGHEIGGTVVEVGAGVDLPTGTRAIVYIPVFCGTCRRCVAGRTNQCLRLTQLIGWQRDGGFAEHVDVPARCLLPVPDDVPLTTAVLGLDTVGTAAHALRLWQRAQPDGVDRALVVGAGPLGLGVISVARAFGIGAVDAADPHEGRLATAVALGARAAEDLESENQYDLVIEVSGVTAARETAQRVVAPGGAVIALGESDQPYTMPATPRWRRTDLFTIRSFYFPTSEVEANWDLLRNSGAALRDRLTVPLALADLPEAFARFVAGDYLKPCIVSEDAR, from the coding sequence GTGACGACGTCCACCAGCGTCCGTGCCCGGTTCCCGGGCGACGGTCGGATCGACTTCGACACGGTCACCCTCGGCCCGGTCGCCGAGGGCGAGGTACGCCTGCGCGTCGACGTCTGTGCCCTCTGCGGCTCGGACAAGCGGCTGCTGCGCTCGGGCTCGACTGTGGTGCCCGGACACGAGATCGGCGGCACCGTCGTCGAGGTCGGCGCCGGGGTCGACCTGCCCACCGGCACCCGTGCCATCGTCTACATCCCGGTCTTCTGTGGCACCTGCCGGCGCTGTGTGGCCGGGCGTACCAACCAGTGCCTGCGGTTGACCCAGCTCATCGGCTGGCAGCGCGACGGCGGCTTCGCCGAACATGTCGACGTACCCGCCCGCTGTCTGCTCCCGGTCCCCGACGACGTCCCGCTGACCACGGCGGTGCTGGGTCTGGACACCGTCGGCACCGCCGCGCACGCGCTGCGGCTGTGGCAGCGCGCCCAGCCGGACGGGGTGGACCGGGCGCTGGTCGTCGGCGCCGGTCCGCTGGGCCTCGGGGTGATCTCGGTGGCCCGCGCGTTCGGCATCGGTGCCGTTGACGCCGCCGACCCGCACGAGGGCCGACTCGCCACCGCCGTCGCGCTGGGCGCGCGGGCTGCCGAGGACCTGGAAAGCGAGAACCAGTACGACCTGGTCATCGAGGTCAGCGGGGTCACCGCCGCCCGGGAGACCGCGCAGCGGGTGGTGGCCCCCGGCGGGGCGGTGATCGCGCTCGGCGAGTCCGACCAGCCGTACACCATGCCGGCGACGCCGCGCTGGCGGCGTACCGACCTGTTCACCATCCGCTCGTTCTACTTCCCCACCAGCGAGGTCGAGGCGAACTGGGACCTGCTACGGAACTCCGGCGCGGCCCTGCGGGACCGGCTGACCGTGCCGCTCGCCCTCGCCGACCTGCCCGAGGCGTTCGCCCGCTTCGTCGCCGGTGACTACCTCAAGCCCTGCATCGTCTCGGAGGACGCCCGATGA
- a CDS encoding 2-deoxy-5-keto-D-gluconate 6-phosphate aldolase domain-containing protein codes for MNQRHLLILAVDQRPWLTKALYGHTGTATAEQRAAICDGKHMVAEGLLAALADEPRLAAPAGILVDDALGPGVAERARAHGVTVSMPVERGGCEIYETEPADLKSYLDHHRPDLPKVLVRYNVEGDAEGNRVQRARLAEVSAAVRDTGGRFLFELLVPPTSAQLDAVGGDSGRYERELRPALVHRAMTELLDEVPVDVWKLEHLDQPEHYRTAARIAADAGGECILLGAGAPVRQVEGWLADAAGAGFTGFAIGRSIWWDALRGLLAGELARPQAVATVAANYRGFAAAFLAAVPDGPEPH; via the coding sequence ATGAACCAGCGGCACCTGCTCATCCTCGCCGTGGACCAGCGGCCCTGGCTCACCAAGGCGCTCTACGGCCACACCGGCACCGCCACCGCCGAGCAGCGGGCGGCGATCTGCGACGGCAAGCACATGGTGGCCGAGGGACTCCTCGCGGCGCTGGCCGACGAGCCACGTCTCGCCGCGCCCGCCGGCATCCTGGTCGACGACGCCCTCGGCCCGGGCGTCGCCGAACGGGCCCGCGCCCACGGGGTGACGGTGAGCATGCCGGTGGAGCGGGGTGGTTGCGAGATCTACGAGACCGAACCGGCGGACCTGAAGTCCTACCTGGACCACCACCGGCCCGACCTGCCGAAGGTCCTGGTGCGCTACAACGTGGAGGGCGACGCCGAGGGCAACCGGGTGCAGCGCGCCCGGCTCGCCGAGGTCTCCGCCGCCGTCCGCGACACCGGGGGCCGGTTCCTGTTCGAGCTGCTCGTACCGCCCACGTCCGCGCAGCTCGACGCGGTCGGCGGCGACAGCGGACGGTACGAGCGGGAACTGCGCCCGGCCCTGGTGCACCGCGCGATGACCGAACTGCTCGACGAGGTCCCGGTGGACGTCTGGAAGCTGGAGCACCTGGACCAGCCCGAGCACTACCGCACCGCCGCCCGGATCGCCGCCGACGCCGGTGGCGAGTGCATCCTGCTCGGTGCCGGCGCGCCCGTGCGGCAGGTCGAGGGCTGGCTGGCCGACGCGGCCGGCGCTGGATTCACCGGCTTCGCTATCGGGCGTAGCATCTGGTGGGACGCGCTGCGCGGGCTGCTCGCCGGGGAACTGGCCCGCCCCCAGGCGGTGGCGACGGTCGCCGCGAACTACCGCGGCTTCGCCGCCGCGTTCCTCGCCGCGGTGCCGGACGGGCCCGAGCCACACTAG
- a CDS encoding carbohydrate ABC transporter permease, whose product MHPTARGIWPFVVPATVVTALLVLLPIGYTVWLSVTDRQSDGTNAGFLAFDNYARMFADPAFYNSLKVTLFLFVVCLFVETLLGLALGYVMSLDVPGRRIFQGMMLIPAITASVAVGLLWLLIMDPSLGAANELLAVIGIDPVVWLGDPEIAPWSIALVDIWQWTPFMALIIAAGIRSLPEEPFEAASIDGASGWRTAWNIGLPLLRPVLTVAMLLRTVDLVRFFDTIYIMTQGGPVDATNTLNVYGYNEAFVDQEPSYAATLQIALLVLVVLIAGVFTLVRRRAAK is encoded by the coding sequence GTGCACCCGACGGCCCGGGGAATCTGGCCCTTCGTGGTGCCGGCCACGGTGGTCACCGCCCTGCTGGTCCTGCTGCCGATCGGGTACACCGTCTGGCTGTCGGTGACCGACCGGCAGTCCGACGGCACGAACGCGGGCTTCCTCGCCTTCGACAACTACGCCCGGATGTTCGCCGACCCGGCCTTCTACAACTCGCTGAAGGTCACCCTCTTCCTCTTCGTGGTCTGCCTGTTCGTGGAGACCCTGCTGGGGCTCGCGCTCGGCTACGTGATGAGCCTCGACGTGCCGGGCCGGCGGATCTTCCAGGGCATGATGCTCATCCCGGCCATCACCGCGTCGGTGGCGGTCGGCCTGCTCTGGTTGCTGATCATGGACCCGAGCCTGGGCGCGGCGAACGAACTGCTCGCCGTGATCGGGATCGACCCGGTGGTCTGGCTCGGTGACCCGGAGATCGCCCCCTGGTCGATCGCCCTGGTGGACATCTGGCAGTGGACGCCGTTCATGGCGCTGATCATCGCCGCCGGGATCCGGTCGCTGCCCGAGGAGCCGTTCGAGGCGGCCTCCATCGACGGCGCCAGCGGCTGGCGTACCGCGTGGAACATCGGACTGCCCCTGCTGCGGCCGGTGCTGACCGTCGCGATGCTGCTGCGCACCGTGGACCTCGTCCGCTTCTTCGACACCATCTACATCATGACCCAGGGCGGTCCGGTCGACGCCACGAACACCCTCAACGTGTACGGCTACAACGAGGCGTTCGTCGACCAGGAGCCGAGCTACGCCGCCACCCTCCAGATCGCCCTGCTGGTGCTGGTCGTCCTGATCGCCGGTGTCTTCACCCTGGTACGAAGGAGGGCCGCGAAGTGA
- a CDS encoding carbohydrate ABC transporter permease, which yields MNTGKRLVGVYTAYAVFAVIFFGPVLFMLWSSLRRNVDITGSLFDVTSPLTLENFTNLFERFEFGRYIVNSLVVAGGSTLLGLALGAPAAYVVVRRQLTTLGFVTLLARMAPGVLFVLPLFVLSIRIDAPSNTGLNYALLIVAHLIITLPLCIWLLIPFFEDIPISIEESTLIDGASPWQRFRTVVLPLALPGLSVALTLSFVFSWNYFLFALALANDRTLPLTVIAFNFIGQGSNDFGGLMAASTLISVPALLLTIFAQRWLVRGITGGAVK from the coding sequence GTGAACACGGGCAAGCGGCTGGTCGGCGTCTACACCGCGTACGCCGTCTTCGCCGTGATCTTCTTCGGTCCGGTGCTGTTCATGCTCTGGTCGTCGCTGCGGCGCAACGTCGACATCACCGGCTCGCTGTTCGACGTGACCTCGCCGCTGACCCTGGAGAACTTCACCAACCTGTTCGAGCGGTTCGAGTTCGGCCGCTACATCGTCAACAGTCTCGTCGTCGCCGGCGGGTCCACGCTGCTCGGCCTGGCGCTGGGCGCCCCCGCCGCGTACGTGGTGGTCCGGCGGCAGCTCACCACGCTGGGCTTCGTCACCCTGCTCGCCCGGATGGCACCGGGTGTGCTCTTCGTCCTGCCGCTGTTCGTGCTCTCCATCCGCATCGACGCGCCGTCGAACACCGGGCTGAACTACGCCCTGCTCATCGTGGCGCACCTGATCATCACGCTGCCGCTCTGCATCTGGCTGCTGATCCCGTTCTTCGAGGACATCCCGATCAGCATCGAGGAGTCCACGCTCATCGACGGGGCCTCCCCGTGGCAGCGGTTCCGTACCGTCGTCCTGCCGCTGGCCCTGCCGGGTCTGTCGGTCGCGCTGACGCTCAGTTTCGTCTTCTCCTGGAACTACTTCCTGTTCGCCCTGGCGCTCGCCAACGACCGGACCCTGCCGCTGACCGTCATCGCGTTCAACTTCATCGGCCAGGGCTCGAACGACTTCGGCGGGCTGATGGCTGCCAGCACGCTCATCTCAGTGCCCGCCCTGCTGTTGACGATCTTCGCGCAGCGGTGGCTGGTGCGTGGAATCACCGGAGGTGCCGTCAAGTGA
- a CDS encoding ABC transporter substrate-binding protein, whose translation MRHRYLSTALALALIGGLTAGCGSDSAGSANEINLIMSNHPWQRAIEPLIDEFEQESGVTVKVQTFAEQQMRDKVQLNLQSRSSSMDVFMTLPSREGPQFAKANYYEPLDERASGAADYQVDDFPEAVRAGMTVDDKMIAAPINVEGVVLYYRTDLFEQYGVKPPTSLDELTTAAEQIKQKSGGKVTPIALRGQSAALPFTFGPFLHSEGVAWTKPDGKPNFDDPKAIAAIDRYATLAREYGPPGVVNNTFTQSSALFAAGNAAMELESSNELSSIVDPKTSKVAENIGVLDFPAGSAGSKTTVLSWGLAVSSFSKNKDAAWKFVQWATSAETQLELTKSGIAPPRTSVTEDPAYTATLNTETLKQWNTALTKAQSTGETEVGPVGVAAAEMRKVIGDAVGKVILGRASAEDAAKEIQDGLTPLLAKNTE comes from the coding sequence ATGCGGCACAGGTACCTGAGCACGGCGCTCGCCCTGGCCCTGATCGGCGGGCTCACCGCCGGCTGCGGTTCGGACTCCGCCGGCTCCGCCAACGAGATCAACCTGATCATGTCCAACCACCCGTGGCAGCGGGCCATCGAACCGTTGATCGACGAGTTCGAGCAGGAGTCCGGCGTCACGGTGAAGGTGCAGACCTTCGCCGAGCAGCAGATGCGGGACAAGGTGCAGCTCAACCTCCAGTCCCGCAGCTCGTCGATGGACGTGTTCATGACGCTGCCCTCCCGGGAGGGCCCGCAGTTCGCCAAGGCCAACTACTACGAGCCGCTCGACGAGCGGGCGAGTGGAGCAGCCGACTACCAGGTCGACGACTTCCCGGAGGCGGTCCGCGCCGGCATGACCGTCGACGACAAGATGATCGCCGCGCCGATCAACGTCGAGGGTGTGGTGCTCTACTACCGCACCGACCTGTTCGAGCAGTACGGCGTCAAGCCCCCGACCAGCCTCGACGAGCTGACCACCGCCGCCGAGCAGATCAAGCAGAAGTCCGGCGGCAAGGTCACCCCGATCGCGCTGCGCGGGCAGTCCGCCGCGCTGCCGTTCACCTTCGGCCCGTTCCTGCACTCCGAGGGCGTGGCCTGGACCAAGCCCGACGGCAAGCCGAACTTCGACGACCCGAAGGCGATCGCCGCGATCGACCGCTACGCCACCCTGGCCCGCGAGTACGGCCCGCCCGGCGTGGTCAACAACACCTTCACCCAGTCCTCGGCTCTCTTCGCCGCCGGCAACGCGGCCATGGAGCTGGAGTCCAGCAACGAGCTGAGCAGCATCGTCGACCCGAAGACCTCCAAGGTCGCCGAGAACATCGGCGTGCTCGACTTCCCCGCCGGCTCCGCCGGTTCGAAGACCACGGTGCTCTCCTGGGGCCTGGCCGTCTCCTCGTTCTCGAAGAACAAGGACGCCGCCTGGAAGTTCGTCCAGTGGGCCACCAGCGCCGAGACCCAGCTGGAGCTGACCAAGTCCGGCATCGCCCCGCCGCGCACCTCGGTCACCGAGGACCCGGCCTACACCGCCACCCTGAACACCGAGACCCTCAAGCAGTGGAACACCGCGCTGACCAAGGCGCAGTCCACCGGCGAGACCGAGGTCGGGCCGGTCGGTGTTGCCGCCGCCGAGATGCGCAAGGTCATCGGCGACGCGGTCGGCAAGGTGATCCTCGGCCGGGCCAGCGCCGAGGACGCGGCCAAGGAGATCCAGGACGGCCTCACCCCGCTGCTGGCGAAGAACACCGAGTAG
- a CDS encoding GntR family transcriptional regulator has translation MTPQDADLQTGERVGELIYRTLRDRIISGELRPGARLSVPALAEEFQVSRSPVRDAVIRLVTDDLARETMNRGAVVARIEGEELVSLYEAREALEWAVARLAAERYTPALRRRLLALLTEHRQVAAAGDFARHIELDAAFHREIRLAAQSPVLMRMLDGVQGRVMIAMRSTSLTGGMAQAVADHQAIFEALGSGDPDAAGEAARAHIRRLKELLRAAY, from the coding sequence GTGACCCCGCAGGACGCCGACCTCCAGACCGGCGAGCGAGTGGGCGAGTTGATCTACCGGACCCTGCGGGACCGGATCATCTCCGGGGAACTGCGCCCCGGGGCCCGGCTCAGCGTCCCGGCCCTGGCCGAGGAGTTCCAGGTCAGCCGCAGCCCGGTCCGAGACGCGGTGATCCGCCTGGTCACCGACGACCTGGCCCGGGAGACCATGAACCGGGGCGCGGTGGTGGCCCGGATCGAGGGTGAGGAACTGGTCAGCCTCTACGAGGCCCGCGAGGCCCTGGAGTGGGCGGTGGCCCGGCTGGCCGCCGAGCGGTACACCCCGGCGCTGCGCCGCCGTCTGCTCGCCCTGCTCACCGAGCACCGGCAGGTCGCCGCGGCCGGCGACTTCGCCCGGCACATCGAACTCGACGCGGCGTTCCACCGGGAGATCCGGCTGGCCGCGCAGAGCCCGGTGCTGATGCGGATGCTCGACGGCGTGCAGGGCCGGGTCATGATCGCGATGCGGTCCACCAGCCTCACCGGCGGCATGGCCCAGGCGGTCGCCGACCACCAGGCCATCTTCGAGGCGCTCGGGTCCGGTGACCCGGACGCCGCCGGGGAGGCGGCGCGGGCGCACATCAGACGACTGAAGGAGTTGCTACGTGCCGCCTACTGA